Proteins encoded together in one Musa acuminata AAA Group cultivar baxijiao chromosome BXJ3-6, Cavendish_Baxijiao_AAA, whole genome shotgun sequence window:
- the LOC103989531 gene encoding probable mitochondrial adenine nucleotide transporter BTL1, with translation MDLEAEAHKKKRELLVLGLADAYGDEMAVPKELEVDKDAPAPAAVALRLRVAMKNFFRSREAGEFVSGALAGAMTKAVLAPLETIRTRMVVGVGSKHISGSFLEIIEENGWQGLWAGNTVNMLRIIPTQAIELGTFECVKRTMTSVQENWKENGSPKIQIGHINLDLSFLCISPVAVGGAAAGIMSTLVCHPLEVLKDRLTVNRETYPSITLALSRIYKKDGIGGLYAGLSPTLIGMLPYSTCYYFMYDTMKNSYCQTKQKKSLNRPEMLIIGALAGLTASTISFPLEVARKRLMVGSLHGKCPPHMAAALSEVVREEGLMGLYRGWGASCLKVMPSSGITWMFYEAWKEILIVDRPHL, from the exons ATGGATTTGGAGGCGGAGGCGCATAAGAAGAAGCGGGAGTTGCTGGTGCTGGGTTTGGCGGATGCGTACGGCGACGAGATGGCGGTGCCCAAGGAGCTCGAGGTCGACAAGGACGCCCCCGCCCCCGCCGCCGTCGCGCTCCGGCTCCGTGTCGCGATGAAG AACTTCTTTAGGAGTAGAGAAGCTGGTGAATTTGTCAGTGGAGCATTAGCTGGTGCCATGACTAAAGCTGTTCTTGCACCTCTAGAGACTATCAG AACAAGGATGGTGGTTGGAGTTGGATCCAAGCACATTTCTGGAAGTTTTCTAGAGATCATTGAAGAGAATGGTTGGCAAGGACTTTGGGCAGGAAATACTGTTAACATGCTCCGGATTATACCTACCCAGGCTATTGAACTTGGTACTTTTGAGTGTGTCAAGCGGACTATGACATCTGTACAAGAGAATTGGAAAGAGAATGGAAGCCCAAAGATACAGATTGGtcatatcaatctagatttgtccttCCTATGTATCTCTCCAGTTGCCGTCGGTGGTGCTGCTGCAGGCATTATGAGCACACTCGTTTGTCATCCTCTTGAAGTTCTTAAG GATCGTTTGACCGTGAACCGAGAAACCTACCCCAGCATTACCCTTGCTTTGAGTAGGATATATAAGAAAGATGGAATTGGTGGTCTGTATGCTGGCTTATCGCCTACATTAATTGGGATGCTTCCATACAgtacatgctactatttcatgtACGATACCATGAAGAACTCTTACTGCCAAACGAAGCAGAAGAAGTCACTGAACCGTCCAGAGATGCTGATTATTGGGGCTCTTGCTG GTTTAACTGCAAGCACCATCAGCTTTCCGCTGGAAGTTGCAAGAAAGCGGCTGATGGTTGGATCCCTGCACGGGAAATGTCCGCCCCACATGGCAGCAGCCCTGTCAGAGGTTGTCCGTGAGGAGGGCTTGATGGGTCTCTACCGAGGTTGGGGTGCAAGCTGTTTGAAAGTCATGCCTTCATCAGGCATCACATGGATGTTTTACGAAGCATGGAAGGAAATTTTGATTGTTGACAGACCTCACCTTTGA
- the LOC103989876 gene encoding structural maintenance of chromosomes protein 4 — protein MGSEEDDRGSPFSPSTSASRPRLVIKEMVLRNFKSYAGEQRIGPFHKSFSAVVGPNGSGKSNVIDAMLFVFGKRAKQMRLNKVSELIHNSSNHQNLESAGVSVRFQEIIDLDDGTYKAVEGSDFVISRVAFRDNSSKYYINDRGSNFTEVTKKLKGKGVDLDNNRFLILQGEVEQISLMKPKTQGLHDEGFLEYLEDIIGTNQYVEKIEEAYKQLECLNEKRSSAVQMLKLAEKERDNLENVKNEAEAYMLKELSLLKWQEKATKLASDDAASHVIKLQEKVSNLEENLMTEREKIQQNSTTLKELEAVYNKYLKRQEELDTDMRTCKEQFKEFERHDVKYREDFKHMKQKIKKLEDKLVKDSAKIDDLVTDNEKSSSLIPKLEEEIPRLQQLLLEEEKILEEIKTSSRDETEKYRSELTEVRAELEPWESQLIKHKGALDVACAESKLLREKHDAARKAVEDAQHQIDEILEKIKNKKQYIAEIEIKIEKMTVEALEAHKLEQECIKEQESLISLEQAARQKVTEVLSVLESEKNRGSVLKAILQAKESKEIEGIYGRLGDLGAIDAKYDIAVSTACPGLDYIVVETTAAAQACVELLRRKNLGVATFMILERQVEHLRRLKDKVKTPESVPRLFDLVTVKDEKLKLAFFAALGNTVVAEDLDQATRIAYGRDQEFRCVVTLEGALFEKSGTMSGGGSRPLGGKMGTSIRESISGDDAANAEEELSQLVGQLNSLRQRISDCVKQYRGCEKAEAHLEMELAKTNKEVDSLNEHHRYVIKQLESLKVASMPKKDELNRLKELADVISAEQSELEKLVQCSSTLKERAAILQKKIENAGGELLKNQKSKVARIQADIDKASTDINRHKVNIATGQKMVEKLTKGIEETKKEKEKLMQEKENMLTVFKEIEQKAFSVQENYKKTQELIDKHKFVLDETKAEYNKLKATMDELRAAEVDAEYKLQDARKLKKEWEMKVKASGKRLDDIQIELVKHMDLIKKDAVDTEKVQATLSDGSLQNACDIKRAMEMVTLLEAQLKDMNPNLDSISEYRKKVHLYNERVEELNASTQERDEMRKHYDGLKKRRLDEFMAGFNIISLKLKEMYQMITLGGDAELELVDSLDPFSEGVVFSVRPPKKSWKNIANLSGGEKTLSSLALIFALHHYKPTPLYVMDEIDAALDFKNVSIVGHYVKDRTRDAQFIIISLRNNMFELADRLVGIYKTDNCTKSITINPGSFAYCGKAD, from the exons ATGGGGTCGGAGGAGGACGATCGAGGGTCTCCTTTTTCTCCTTCTACGTCGGCGTCGAGGCCGCGTCTCGTCATCAAAGAAATGGTGCTTCGCAACTTCAAGTCTTACGCCGGGGAGCAGCGGATCGGCCCTTTCCACAAG AGCTTCTCGGCGGTCGTTGGCCCAAATGGGAGTGGGAAAAGCAACGTCATAGACGCGATGCTTTTTGTTTTCGGGAAGCGGGCGAAACAG ATGCGACTAAATAAAGTGTCCGAGTTGATACATAATTCAAGCAACCACCAGAACTTGGAAAGTGCTGGAGTTTCAGTTCGCTTTCAAGAAATCATCGACTTG GATGATGGAACCTACAAGGCTGTTGAAGGCAGTGACTTTGTCATCAGCAGAGTTGCATTTCGAGATAACTCCTCAAAGTATTATATTAATGATCGTGGAAGCAATTTTACTGAGGTCACCAAGAAGCTGAAGGGAAAAGGAGTGGACTTGGACAATAACCGTTTTTTGATCCTTCAG GGTGAAGTTGAGCAGATCTCACTTATGAAACCAAAGACCCAAGGGCTTCATGATGAAGGATTCTTAGAGTATCTTGAGGATATCATTGGAACAAATCAATATGTGGAAAAGATTGAAGAAGCCTACAAACA GCTTGAGTGTCTTAATGAAAAACGTTCATCAGCAGTACAAATGCTAAAACTAGCCGAGAAGGAAAGAGAcaatttggag AATGTTAAAAATGAAGCAGAGGCTTATATGTTGAAGGAATTGTCACTTCTAAAATGGCAAGAGAAGGCAACTAAACTTGCCTCTGATGATGCTGCTTCCCATGTTATAAAGTTGCAGGAGAAAGTGTCAAATTTGGAAGAAAATCTTATGACTGAGAG GGAGAAGATTCAGCAGAATTCTACAACTTTGAAAGAATTAGAGGCTGTGTACAACAAATATTTGAAAAGACAAGAG GAACTTGATACTGACATGAGGACTTGTAAAGAGCAATTTAAGGAGTTTGAGAGACATGATGTAAAATATCGAGAAGATTTTAAGCACAtgaagcaaaaaataaaaaaactggaGGATAAACTTGTAAAG GAttctgcaaaaattgatgatcttGTAACTGATAATGAAAAATCgtcaagcctcatcccaaaacttgaGGAAGAGATACCTAGACTGCAACAGCTCCTACTTGAAGAAGAAAAGATTTTAGAAGAAATTAAAACAAGCTCTCGAG ATGAAACTGAGAAGTATCGTTCTGAGCTCACTGAGGTCCGTGCAGAACTGGAACCTTGGGAAAGCCAACTAATTAAGCATAAAGGAGCGCTAGATGTGGCATGTGCTGAAAGCAAGCTTTTGAGAGAAAAG CATGATGCTGCTCGAAAAGCAGTTGAGGACGCACAGCATCAGATTGATGAGATATTggagaagataaaaaataaaaagcaatATATTGCTGAGATTGAGATTAAAATAGAGAAAATGACGGTTGAAGCATTGGAAGCTCATAAGTTGGAACAG GAATGCATAAAAGAACAGGAATCTCTTATTAGTCTTGAACAAGCAGCCAGGCAGAAAGTTACAGAAGTTTTATCTGTTCTGGAATCAGAAAAGAACCGTGGTTCTGTCCTAAAAGCAATACTGCAAGCTAAAGAGTCAAAAGAAATAGAAGGAATTTATGGCCGATTGGGTGATTTAGGTGCAATCGATG CAAAGTATGATATTGCTGTGTCCACAGCATGTCCTGGTCTTGATTATATTGTGGTTGAGACTACTGCTGCAGCACAAGCATGCGTTGAGTTGCTTCGCAGGAAGAATCTTGGTGTTGCAACTTTCATGATTTTG GAAAGGCAAGTAGAACATCTTCGTAGGCTGAAGGACAAAGTTAAAACCCCTGAAAGTGTTCCACGCctttttgatcttgttactgtaaAAGATGAGAAGTTAAAATTAGCCTTTTTTGCTGCGCTTGGAAACACTGTTGTGGCAGAAGACCTCGATCAG GCTACTAGGATCGCATATGGAAGGGATCAAGAATTCCGGTGTGTGGTCACACTGGAGGGTGCACTATTTGAGAAGTCTGGTACGATGAGTGGTGGTGGCAGCAGGCCTTTAGGTGGGAAGATGGGAACATCTATTCGGGAAAGTATTTCAGGAGACGATGCTGCCAATGCTGAGGAGGAACTTTCGCAACTGGTTGGTCAACTCAACAGTTTACGCCAAAGAATTTCTGACTGTGTGAAACAGTATCGGGGTTGTGAAAAGGCTGAAGCCCATCTTGAAATGGAACTAGCAAAAACTAACAAGGAG GTCGACAGTTTGAATGAACATCATAGATATGTAATAAAACAGCTCGAGTCGCTGAAGGTTGCATCAATGCCAAAGAAGGATGAATTGAACCGTCTGAAAGAGCTAGCTGATGTTATATCTGCCGAGCAAAGTGAACTAGAGAAGCTTGTTCAATGCTCTAGTACACTTAAAGAAAGA GCTGCCATTCTGCAGAAGAAAATTGAAAATGCAGGTGGTGAACTGTTGAAAAATCAAAAGTCAAAAGTTGCAAGAATCCAAGCA GATATTGATAAAGCTTCGACTGATATCAACCGGCACAAAGTTAACATAGCTACAGGCCAGAAAATGGTTGAGAAGTTGACCAAGGGGATTGAGGagacaaagaaagagaaagaaaaacttaTGCAGGAGAAGGAGAATATGCTAACTGTTTTCAAAGAGATAGAACAAAAGGCATTTTCAGTCcaagaaaactataaaaaaacTCAAGAG CTCATTGACAAACATAAGTTTGTTCTTGATGAAACGAAAGCAGAATACAACAAACTAAAAGCGACCATGGATGAGCTACGAGCTGCGGAG gttgatgCTGAGTATAAATTGCAAGATGCGAGGAAGCTCAAAAAGGAATGGGAAATGAAGGTAAAAGCATCAGGGAAAAGACTTGATGATATACAGATAGAACTTGTTAAACACATGGATCT AATAAAGAAAGATGCAGTTGATACTGAAAAAGTTCAGGCAACATTATCTGATGGGTCACTGCAAAATGCTTGTGATATAAAAAGAGCAATGGAAATGGTGACCTTGCTAGAAGCTCAGCTAAAGGATATGAATCCCAACCTGGATTCCATATCAGA ATATCGTAAAAAGGTTCACTTGTATAATGAACGGGTGGAAGAGCTTAATGCTTCAACGCAAGAACGAGATGAGATGAGAAAGCATTATGATGGATTGAAAAAACGAAG GTTAGATGAGTTCATGGCAGGATTCAACATAATATCACTGAAGTTGAAGGAGATGTATCAG ATGATCACTCTTGGAGGCGATGCAGAACTTGAACTAGTTGATTCGCTGGATCCTTTTTCAGAAGGTGTGGTTTTCAGCGTAAGACCCCCAAAGAAGAGCTGGAAGAATATTGCTAACTTGTCAGGTGGTGAAAAG ACACTTAGCTCGTTGGCTCTCATTTTTGCCCTCCATCATTACAAACCGACGCCACTTTATGTTATGGATGAAATTGATGCAGCGCTAG ACTTCAAGAACGTTTCAATTGTGGGACACTATGTGAAGGACCGGACTAGAGATGCccagtttattatcattag CCTGCGAAATAACATGTTTGAACTAGCTGATCGACTTGTTGGCATTTACAAGACCGATAATTGCACAAAAAGCATTACCATCAATCCTGGGAGTTTTGCATACTGTGGAAAGGCTGATTAA
- the LOC103989532 gene encoding cation transporter HKT2;2 → MALSLRRTTNRAREFILTRTYSFDRLNRYLRQLVLFVYRFSALRLSSFCIHLIYFVFLALLGSLIMVLLKPSDPSFSPSYVDMLFMSTSALTVSGLGTVETERLSSAQIAVLTLLMFVGGEVFVTLLGLLLRRTSEHDKREASAVGVDAVRSELEPVASSRVVTIDSIEPVDGSAAMAEEKDLRLSCVRWLRYIVSSYIFTFHLFGTSLLLIYIYRVSNARDILRKKGINVFLFSLSTTVSSFANGGLIATNENMAAFNRNPTMLLLMIAQVLAGNLLFPLFLRLVIWTLKKITKREEFRHMLKSTSETRFSPLLPEKQTCFLSLTVVGLMTALLVLFCSMDWDGAVFDGLTSFEKIVSAFFIAANSRHAGENSIDPSLISPAVLVFIIVMMYLPPSATFWPAEEDDTSSDGIKKQNKKKKSWVQNLLLSQLSCIIIYIILICIIERRKMRRDPLNFSSLNMIFEVTSAYGNVGLSTGYSCSRLMKLHPEASCQDKPYSLAGFWSDESKILLSSVMLYGRLKKFSAQDGKAWRLY, encoded by the exons CTGATCTACTTTGTGTTTCTGGCCTTGCTTGGTTCTCTTATCATGGTGCTCCTGAAGCCGAGCGACCCTTCCTTTAGCCCTAGCTACGTCGACATGCTCTTCATGTCGACCTCGGCTTTGACGGTCTCAGGTCTCGGCACGGTCGAGACGGAGAGGCTGTCCAGCGCGCAGATCGCCGTCCTCACGCTCCTCATGTTCGTCGGCGGCGAGGTGTTTGTCACTTTGCTCGGCCTGCTACTGCGGAGGACATCCGAGCATGACAAGCGCGAGGCTTCCGCTGTTGGAGTCGACGCCGTGCGCAGCGAGCTCGAACCTGTCGCTTCCTCCCGAGTGGTCACCATCGACAGCATCGAGCCGGTGGATGGTTCCGCCGCCATGGCCGAAGAGAAGGATCTAAGGCTTAGTTGCGTTCGATGGCTGAGATATATAGTATCGAGTTACATCTTTACCTTCCATTTGTTTGGTACCTCCTTGCTTCTGATTTACATCTACCGCGTCTCGAACGCGAGGGATATACTGAGGAAGAAAGGCATCAACGTCTTCCTGTTCTCTTTATCCACGACTGTTTCTTCCTTCGCCAATGGTGGCTTGATCGCGACGAACGAGAACATGGCGGCCTTCAACAGGAACCCGACCATGCTCCTGTTGATGATTGCCCAGGTTCTGGCTGGCAACCTACTCTTCCCTCTGTTCCTCAGGTTGGTGATCTGGACCTTGAAAAAGATCACCAAACGCGAAGAGTTCCGACACATGTTGAAGAGCACAAGCGAAACCCGGTTCAGTCCGCTGCTCCCGGAGAAGCAAACTTGCTTCCTGTCCCTCACCGTCGTCGGGTTGATGACGGCTTTGCTGGTTCTGTTTTGCTCCATGGACTGGGACGGAGCGGTGTTTGACGGATTGACTTCCTTTGAGAAGATTGTATCTGCTTTCTTTATCGCGGCCAACTCCAGGCATGCTGGTGAAAACTCCATCGATCCATCCCTCATCTCCCCGGCAGTTCTGGTGTTCATAATTGTGATGAT GTACCTTCCTCCTTCCGCAACATTTTGGCCTGCCGAGGAGGATGATACAAGTTCTGATGGAATCAAGAAgcaaaacaagaagaagaaatcatGGGTGCAAAACCTACTACTATCGCAACTCTCCTGCATTATTATCTACATCATTCTCATCTGCATCATCGAGAGAAGGAAGATGCGCAGAGATCCACTCAATTTTAGctctttgaacatgatctttgAAGTGACAAG TGCCTATGGAAACGTGGGGTTATCAACTGGTTATAGCTGTTCAAGGTTGATGAAACTGCACCCAGAAGCGAGCTGCCAGGACAAACCTTATTCTTTAGCAGGATTTTGGAGTGATGAGAGCAAGATTCTTTTGTCCTCAGTCATGCTTTATGGAAGGCTTAAGAAGTTCAGTGCACAAGATGGTAAAGCCTGGAGGCTGTACTGA